In one window of Helianthus annuus cultivar XRQ/B chromosome 17, HanXRQr2.0-SUNRISE, whole genome shotgun sequence DNA:
- the LOC110925149 gene encoding CENP-B homolog protein 2-like, whose translation MVGRKILLIVDNCPTHPKIIEGNVELFFLPPNTTSKIQPGDAGIIRAFKMHYRRRFYRSLLEGYELGVSNPAKINVLDAMNLAISAWTMDVRANTIANCFRHCKLRSTDNMSFENSDEGGETTQELQNLIKELGYRNAMDVEDVLTHPEENVVAQLLTDDEIIESVIGINKDDIDEEDDESSTMKPPSNSRKKR comes from the coding sequence ATGGTTGGAAGAAAAATTCTCTTGATTGTGGATAATTGCCCTACTCATCCAAAAATTATTGAAGGAAATGTTGAATTATTTTTTTTGCCACCAAACACAACTTCAAAAATTCAACCTGGTGACGCGGGGATCATACGAGCTTTTAAGATGCATTATCGTCGTCGATTTTATAGAAGTCTTTTGGAGGGTTATGAATTAGGGGTTTCAAATCCAGCAAAAATAAATGTATTAGATGCAATGAATCTTGCAATTTCAGCATGGACTATGGATGTTCGTGCAAATACAATTGCGAACTGCTTTCGTCATTGTAAACTTCGATCAACAGATAACATGAGTTTTGAGAACTCAGATGAAGGTGGTGAAACCACTCAAGAACTCCAGAATTTGATCAAAGAGTTGGGTTATCGCAATGCAATGGATGTCGAAGATGTTCTGACTCACCCAGAAGAAAATGTAGTTGCACAGTTGTTGACTGATGACGAAATTATTGAAAGCGTTATTGGAATTAATAAAGATGATatcgatgaagaagatgatgaaagttCTACAATGAAGCCCCCTTCGAATTCACGAAAAAAGCGGTAA